From a single Theropithecus gelada isolate Dixy chromosome 10, Tgel_1.0, whole genome shotgun sequence genomic region:
- the CDK5RAP1 gene encoding CDK5 regulatory subunit-associated protein 1 isoform X4 translates to MTRPEVPAERKSLVYQPSGGPVSGPDLPAELTLRDPGHCCCCGSASAPQEKLSSEVEDPPPYLTMDELLGRQRKVYLETYGCQMNVNDTEIAWSILQKSGYLRTSNLQEADVILLVTCSIREKAEQTIWNRLHQLKALKTRRPRSRVPLRIGILGCMAERLKEEILNREKMVDVLAGPDAYRDLPRLLAIAESGQQAANVLLSLDETYADVMPVQTSPSATSAFVSIMRGCDNMCSYCIVPFTRGRERSRPVASILEEVKKLSEQGLKEVTLLGQNVNSFRDNSEVQFNNAVSTNLSRGFTTNYKAKQGGLRFAHLLDQVSRVDPEMRIRFTSPHPKDFPDEVLQLIHERDNICKQIHLPAQSGSSRVLEAMRRGYSREAYVELVHHIRESIPGVSLSSDFIAGFCGETEEDHVQTVSLLREVQYNMGFLFAYSMRQKTRAYHRLKDDVPEEVKLRRLEELITVFREEATKANQISVGCTQLVLVEGLSKRSATDLCGRNDGNLKVIFPDAEMEDVNNPGLRVRAQPGDYVLVKITSASSQTLRGHVLCRTTLKDSSENC, encoded by the exons ATGACCCGGCCTGAAGTACCGGCGGAACGGAAGTCGCTTGTGTATCAGCCCAGCGGCGGACCGGTGAGTGGACCCGATTTGCCGGCAGAACTAACGCTGCGGGACCCCGGGCACTGTTGCTGCTGCGGGAG tgcctcagctcctcaggagaagCTGTCTTCAGAAGTGGAAGACCCACCTCCCTATCTCACGATGGATGAACTTCTTGGAAGGCAGAGAAAAG TCTACCTTGAGACCTATGGCTGCCAGATGAATGTGAATGACACAGAGATAGCCTGGTCCATCTTACAGAAGAGTGGCTACCTGCGGACCAGTAACCTCCAAGAG GCAGATGTGATTCTCCTTGTCACGTGCTCTATCAG GGAGAAGGCTGAGCAGACCATCTGGAACCGTTTACATCAGCTTAAAGCCTTGAAGACAAGGCGGCCCCGCTCCCGGGTTCCTCTGAGGATTGGGATTCTAG gTTGCATGGCTGAGAGGTTGAAGGAGGAGATCCTCAACAGGGAGAAAATGGTGGATGTTTTGGCTGGTCCTGATGCCTACCGGGACCTTCCCCGGCTGCTGGCTATTGCTGAGTCAGGCCAGCAAGCTGCCAACGTGCTGCTCTCTCTGGACGAGACCTATGCTGATGTCATGCCAGTCCAGACAAGCCCCAGTGCCACGTCTGCCTTTGT GTCGATCATGCGAGGCTGTGACAACATGTGTAGCTACTGCATTGTTCCTTTCACCCGGGGAAGGGAGAGGAGTCGGCCTGTTGCCTCTATTCTAGAGGAAgtgaagaagctttctgagcag GGGCTGAAAGAAGTGACACTTCTTGGTCAGAATGTTAATAGTTTTCGGGACAATTCAGAGGTCCAGTTCAACAATGCAGTGTCTACCAATCTCAGCCGTGGCTTTACCACCAACTATAAAGCCAAGCAAGGAGGACTTCGTTTTGCTCATCTTCTGGATCAGGTCTCCAGAGTAGATCCTGAAATGAGGATCCGTTTTacctctccccaccccaaggATTTTCCTGATGAG GTTCTGCAGCTGATTCATGAGAGAGATAACATCTGTAAACAGATCCACCTACCAGCCCAGAGTGGAAGCAGCCGTGTGTTGGAGGCCATGCGGAGGGG GTATTCAAGAGAAGCTTATGTGGAGTTAGTTCACCATATCAGAGAATCTATTCCAG gtgtgagcctcaGCAGCGACTTCATTGCTGGCTTTTGTGGTGAGACGGAGGAAGATCACGTCCAGACAGTGTCTTTGCTCCGGGAAGTTCAGTACAACATGGGCTTCCTCTTTGCCTACAGCATGAGACAG aagacaCGGGCATATCATAGGCTGAAGGATGATGTCccagaagaagtaaaattaaggCGTTTGGAGGAACTTATCACTGTCTTCCGTGAAGAAGCAACAAAAGCCAATCAGATCTCTGTGGGCTGTACCCAGCTGGTGCTAGTGGAAGGG CTCAGTAAACGCTCTGCCACTGACCTGTGCGGCAGGAATGATGGAAACCTTAAGGTGATCTTCCCTGATGCAGAGATGGAGGATGTCAATAACCCTGGGCTCAGGGTCAGAGCCCAGCCTGGGGACTATGTGCTGGTGAAG ATCACCTCGGCCAGCTCTCAGACACTCAGGGGACATGTTCTCTGCAGGACCACCCTGAAGGACTCCTCTGAAAATTGCTGA
- the CDK5RAP1 gene encoding CDK5 regulatory subunit-associated protein 1 isoform X1 — translation MTRPEVPAERKSLVYQPSGGPVSGPDLPAELTLRDPGHCCCCGSPERQEDGAPKDFSSRLAAGPTFQHFLKSASAPQEKLSSEVEDPPPYLTMDELLGRQRKVYLETYGCQMNVNDTEIAWSILQKSGYLRTSNLQEADVILLVTCSIREKAEQTIWNRLHQLKALKTRRPRSRVPLRIGILGCMAERLKEEILNREKMVDVLAGPDAYRDLPRLLAIAESGQQAANVLLSLDETYADVMPVQTSPSATSAFVSIMRGCDNMCSYCIVPFTRGRERSRPVASILEEVKKLSEQGLKEVTLLGQNVNSFRDNSEVQFNNAVSTNLSRGFTTNYKAKQGGLRFAHLLDQVSRVDPEMRIRFTSPHPKDFPDEVLQLIHERDNICKQIHLPAQSGSSRVLEAMRRGYSREAYVELVHHIRESIPGVSLSSDFIAGFCGETEEDHVQTVSLLREVQYNMGFLFAYSMRQKTRAYHRLKDDVPEEVKLRRLEELITVFREEATKANQISVGCTQLVLVEGLSKRSATDLCGRNDGNLKVIFPDAEMEDVNNPGLRVRAQPGDYVLVKITSASSQTLRGHVLCRTTLKDSSENC, via the exons ATGACCCGGCCTGAAGTACCGGCGGAACGGAAGTCGCTTGTGTATCAGCCCAGCGGCGGACCGGTGAGTGGACCCGATTTGCCGGCAGAACTAACGCTGCGGGACCCCGGGCACTGTTGCTGCTGCGGGAG tccagagaggcaggaggatggagcTCCGAAGGATTTCAGCTCCAGGCTGGCCGCTGGACCgacttttcaacattttttaaaaagtgcctcagctcctcaggagaagCTGTCTTCAGAAGTGGAAGACCCACCTCCCTATCTCACGATGGATGAACTTCTTGGAAGGCAGAGAAAAG TCTACCTTGAGACCTATGGCTGCCAGATGAATGTGAATGACACAGAGATAGCCTGGTCCATCTTACAGAAGAGTGGCTACCTGCGGACCAGTAACCTCCAAGAG GCAGATGTGATTCTCCTTGTCACGTGCTCTATCAG GGAGAAGGCTGAGCAGACCATCTGGAACCGTTTACATCAGCTTAAAGCCTTGAAGACAAGGCGGCCCCGCTCCCGGGTTCCTCTGAGGATTGGGATTCTAG gTTGCATGGCTGAGAGGTTGAAGGAGGAGATCCTCAACAGGGAGAAAATGGTGGATGTTTTGGCTGGTCCTGATGCCTACCGGGACCTTCCCCGGCTGCTGGCTATTGCTGAGTCAGGCCAGCAAGCTGCCAACGTGCTGCTCTCTCTGGACGAGACCTATGCTGATGTCATGCCAGTCCAGACAAGCCCCAGTGCCACGTCTGCCTTTGT GTCGATCATGCGAGGCTGTGACAACATGTGTAGCTACTGCATTGTTCCTTTCACCCGGGGAAGGGAGAGGAGTCGGCCTGTTGCCTCTATTCTAGAGGAAgtgaagaagctttctgagcag GGGCTGAAAGAAGTGACACTTCTTGGTCAGAATGTTAATAGTTTTCGGGACAATTCAGAGGTCCAGTTCAACAATGCAGTGTCTACCAATCTCAGCCGTGGCTTTACCACCAACTATAAAGCCAAGCAAGGAGGACTTCGTTTTGCTCATCTTCTGGATCAGGTCTCCAGAGTAGATCCTGAAATGAGGATCCGTTTTacctctccccaccccaaggATTTTCCTGATGAG GTTCTGCAGCTGATTCATGAGAGAGATAACATCTGTAAACAGATCCACCTACCAGCCCAGAGTGGAAGCAGCCGTGTGTTGGAGGCCATGCGGAGGGG GTATTCAAGAGAAGCTTATGTGGAGTTAGTTCACCATATCAGAGAATCTATTCCAG gtgtgagcctcaGCAGCGACTTCATTGCTGGCTTTTGTGGTGAGACGGAGGAAGATCACGTCCAGACAGTGTCTTTGCTCCGGGAAGTTCAGTACAACATGGGCTTCCTCTTTGCCTACAGCATGAGACAG aagacaCGGGCATATCATAGGCTGAAGGATGATGTCccagaagaagtaaaattaaggCGTTTGGAGGAACTTATCACTGTCTTCCGTGAAGAAGCAACAAAAGCCAATCAGATCTCTGTGGGCTGTACCCAGCTGGTGCTAGTGGAAGGG CTCAGTAAACGCTCTGCCACTGACCTGTGCGGCAGGAATGATGGAAACCTTAAGGTGATCTTCCCTGATGCAGAGATGGAGGATGTCAATAACCCTGGGCTCAGGGTCAGAGCCCAGCCTGGGGACTATGTGCTGGTGAAG ATCACCTCGGCCAGCTCTCAGACACTCAGGGGACATGTTCTCTGCAGGACCACCCTGAAGGACTCCTCTGAAAATTGCTGA
- the CDK5RAP1 gene encoding CDK5 regulatory subunit-associated protein 1 isoform X2, with translation MHPLQCVLQVQRSLGWGPLASVSWLSLRMCRAHSSLSSTTCPSPERQEDGAPKDFSSRLAAGPTFQHFLKSASAPQEKLSSEVEDPPPYLTMDELLGRQRKVYLETYGCQMNVNDTEIAWSILQKSGYLRTSNLQEADVILLVTCSIREKAEQTIWNRLHQLKALKTRRPRSRVPLRIGILGCMAERLKEEILNREKMVDVLAGPDAYRDLPRLLAIAESGQQAANVLLSLDETYADVMPVQTSPSATSAFVSIMRGCDNMCSYCIVPFTRGRERSRPVASILEEVKKLSEQGLKEVTLLGQNVNSFRDNSEVQFNNAVSTNLSRGFTTNYKAKQGGLRFAHLLDQVSRVDPEMRIRFTSPHPKDFPDEVLQLIHERDNICKQIHLPAQSGSSRVLEAMRRGYSREAYVELVHHIRESIPGVSLSSDFIAGFCGETEEDHVQTVSLLREVQYNMGFLFAYSMRQKTRAYHRLKDDVPEEVKLRRLEELITVFREEATKANQISVGCTQLVLVEGLSKRSATDLCGRNDGNLKVIFPDAEMEDVNNPGLRVRAQPGDYVLVKITSASSQTLRGHVLCRTTLKDSSENC, from the exons ATGCACCCTTTACAGTGTGTCCTCCAAGTGCAGAGGTCTCTGGGGTGGGGGCCATTGGCCTCTGTGTCTTGGCTGTCGCTGAGGATGTGCAGGGCACACAGCAGTCTCTCTAGTACCACGTGTCCCAGtccagagaggcaggaggatggagcTCCGAAGGATTTCAGCTCCAGGCTGGCCGCTGGACCgacttttcaacattttttaaaaagtgcctcagctcctcaggagaagCTGTCTTCAGAAGTGGAAGACCCACCTCCCTATCTCACGATGGATGAACTTCTTGGAAGGCAGAGAAAAG TCTACCTTGAGACCTATGGCTGCCAGATGAATGTGAATGACACAGAGATAGCCTGGTCCATCTTACAGAAGAGTGGCTACCTGCGGACCAGTAACCTCCAAGAG GCAGATGTGATTCTCCTTGTCACGTGCTCTATCAG GGAGAAGGCTGAGCAGACCATCTGGAACCGTTTACATCAGCTTAAAGCCTTGAAGACAAGGCGGCCCCGCTCCCGGGTTCCTCTGAGGATTGGGATTCTAG gTTGCATGGCTGAGAGGTTGAAGGAGGAGATCCTCAACAGGGAGAAAATGGTGGATGTTTTGGCTGGTCCTGATGCCTACCGGGACCTTCCCCGGCTGCTGGCTATTGCTGAGTCAGGCCAGCAAGCTGCCAACGTGCTGCTCTCTCTGGACGAGACCTATGCTGATGTCATGCCAGTCCAGACAAGCCCCAGTGCCACGTCTGCCTTTGT GTCGATCATGCGAGGCTGTGACAACATGTGTAGCTACTGCATTGTTCCTTTCACCCGGGGAAGGGAGAGGAGTCGGCCTGTTGCCTCTATTCTAGAGGAAgtgaagaagctttctgagcag GGGCTGAAAGAAGTGACACTTCTTGGTCAGAATGTTAATAGTTTTCGGGACAATTCAGAGGTCCAGTTCAACAATGCAGTGTCTACCAATCTCAGCCGTGGCTTTACCACCAACTATAAAGCCAAGCAAGGAGGACTTCGTTTTGCTCATCTTCTGGATCAGGTCTCCAGAGTAGATCCTGAAATGAGGATCCGTTTTacctctccccaccccaaggATTTTCCTGATGAG GTTCTGCAGCTGATTCATGAGAGAGATAACATCTGTAAACAGATCCACCTACCAGCCCAGAGTGGAAGCAGCCGTGTGTTGGAGGCCATGCGGAGGGG GTATTCAAGAGAAGCTTATGTGGAGTTAGTTCACCATATCAGAGAATCTATTCCAG gtgtgagcctcaGCAGCGACTTCATTGCTGGCTTTTGTGGTGAGACGGAGGAAGATCACGTCCAGACAGTGTCTTTGCTCCGGGAAGTTCAGTACAACATGGGCTTCCTCTTTGCCTACAGCATGAGACAG aagacaCGGGCATATCATAGGCTGAAGGATGATGTCccagaagaagtaaaattaaggCGTTTGGAGGAACTTATCACTGTCTTCCGTGAAGAAGCAACAAAAGCCAATCAGATCTCTGTGGGCTGTACCCAGCTGGTGCTAGTGGAAGGG CTCAGTAAACGCTCTGCCACTGACCTGTGCGGCAGGAATGATGGAAACCTTAAGGTGATCTTCCCTGATGCAGAGATGGAGGATGTCAATAACCCTGGGCTCAGGGTCAGAGCCCAGCCTGGGGACTATGTGCTGGTGAAG ATCACCTCGGCCAGCTCTCAGACACTCAGGGGACATGTTCTCTGCAGGACCACCCTGAAGGACTCCTCTGAAAATTGCTGA
- the CDK5RAP1 gene encoding CDK5 regulatory subunit-associated protein 1 isoform X3 produces the protein MHPLQCVLQVQRSLGWGPLASVSWLSLRMCRAHSSLSSTTCPSPERQEDGAPKDFSSRLAAGPTFQHFLKSASAPQEKLSSEVEDPPPYLTMDELLGRQRKVYLETYGCQMNVNDTEIAWSILQKSGYLRTSNLQEADVILLVTCSIREKAEQTIWNRLHQLKALKTRRPRSRVPLRIGILGCMAERLKEEILNREKMVDVLAGPDAYRDLPRLLAIAESGQQAANVLLSLDETYADVMPVQTSPSATSAFVSIMRGCDNMCSYCIVPFTRGRERSRPVASILEEVKKLSEQGLKEVTLLGQNVNSFRDNSEVQFNNAVSTNLSRGFTTNYKAKQGGLRFAHLLDQVSRVDPEMRIRFTSPHPKDFPDEVLQLIHERDNICKQIHLPAQSGSSRVLEAMRRGYSREAYVELVHHIRESIPGVSLSSDFIAGFCGETEEDHVQTVSLLREVQYNMGFLFAYSMRQTRAYHRLKDDVPEEVKLRRLEELITVFREEATKANQISVGCTQLVLVEGLSKRSATDLCGRNDGNLKVIFPDAEMEDVNNPGLRVRAQPGDYVLVKITSASSQTLRGHVLCRTTLKDSSENC, from the exons ATGCACCCTTTACAGTGTGTCCTCCAAGTGCAGAGGTCTCTGGGGTGGGGGCCATTGGCCTCTGTGTCTTGGCTGTCGCTGAGGATGTGCAGGGCACACAGCAGTCTCTCTAGTACCACGTGTCCCAGtccagagaggcaggaggatggagcTCCGAAGGATTTCAGCTCCAGGCTGGCCGCTGGACCgacttttcaacattttttaaaaagtgcctcagctcctcaggagaagCTGTCTTCAGAAGTGGAAGACCCACCTCCCTATCTCACGATGGATGAACTTCTTGGAAGGCAGAGAAAAG TCTACCTTGAGACCTATGGCTGCCAGATGAATGTGAATGACACAGAGATAGCCTGGTCCATCTTACAGAAGAGTGGCTACCTGCGGACCAGTAACCTCCAAGAG GCAGATGTGATTCTCCTTGTCACGTGCTCTATCAG GGAGAAGGCTGAGCAGACCATCTGGAACCGTTTACATCAGCTTAAAGCCTTGAAGACAAGGCGGCCCCGCTCCCGGGTTCCTCTGAGGATTGGGATTCTAG gTTGCATGGCTGAGAGGTTGAAGGAGGAGATCCTCAACAGGGAGAAAATGGTGGATGTTTTGGCTGGTCCTGATGCCTACCGGGACCTTCCCCGGCTGCTGGCTATTGCTGAGTCAGGCCAGCAAGCTGCCAACGTGCTGCTCTCTCTGGACGAGACCTATGCTGATGTCATGCCAGTCCAGACAAGCCCCAGTGCCACGTCTGCCTTTGT GTCGATCATGCGAGGCTGTGACAACATGTGTAGCTACTGCATTGTTCCTTTCACCCGGGGAAGGGAGAGGAGTCGGCCTGTTGCCTCTATTCTAGAGGAAgtgaagaagctttctgagcag GGGCTGAAAGAAGTGACACTTCTTGGTCAGAATGTTAATAGTTTTCGGGACAATTCAGAGGTCCAGTTCAACAATGCAGTGTCTACCAATCTCAGCCGTGGCTTTACCACCAACTATAAAGCCAAGCAAGGAGGACTTCGTTTTGCTCATCTTCTGGATCAGGTCTCCAGAGTAGATCCTGAAATGAGGATCCGTTTTacctctccccaccccaaggATTTTCCTGATGAG GTTCTGCAGCTGATTCATGAGAGAGATAACATCTGTAAACAGATCCACCTACCAGCCCAGAGTGGAAGCAGCCGTGTGTTGGAGGCCATGCGGAGGGG GTATTCAAGAGAAGCTTATGTGGAGTTAGTTCACCATATCAGAGAATCTATTCCAG gtgtgagcctcaGCAGCGACTTCATTGCTGGCTTTTGTGGTGAGACGGAGGAAGATCACGTCCAGACAGTGTCTTTGCTCCGGGAAGTTCAGTACAACATGGGCTTCCTCTTTGCCTACAGCATGAGACAG acaCGGGCATATCATAGGCTGAAGGATGATGTCccagaagaagtaaaattaaggCGTTTGGAGGAACTTATCACTGTCTTCCGTGAAGAAGCAACAAAAGCCAATCAGATCTCTGTGGGCTGTACCCAGCTGGTGCTAGTGGAAGGG CTCAGTAAACGCTCTGCCACTGACCTGTGCGGCAGGAATGATGGAAACCTTAAGGTGATCTTCCCTGATGCAGAGATGGAGGATGTCAATAACCCTGGGCTCAGGGTCAGAGCCCAGCCTGGGGACTATGTGCTGGTGAAG ATCACCTCGGCCAGCTCTCAGACACTCAGGGGACATGTTCTCTGCAGGACCACCCTGAAGGACTCCTCTGAAAATTGCTGA
- the CDK5RAP1 gene encoding CDK5 regulatory subunit-associated protein 1 isoform X5 — MHPLQCVLQVQRSLGWGPLASVSWLSLRMCRAHSSLSSTTCPSPERQEDGAPKDFSSRLAAGPTFQHFLKSASAPQEKLSSEVEDPPPYLTMDELLGRQRKVYLETYGCQMNVNDTEIAWSILQKSGYLRTSNLQEADVILLVTCSIREKAEQTIWNRLHQLKALKTRRPRSRVPLRIGILGCMAERLKEEILNREKMVDVLAGPDAYRDLPRLLAIAESGQQAANVLLSLDETYADVMPVQTSPSATSAFVSIMRGCDNMCSYCIVPFTRGRERSRPVASILEEVKKLSEQVLQLIHERDNICKQIHLPAQSGSSRVLEAMRRGYSREAYVELVHHIRESIPGVSLSSDFIAGFCGETEEDHVQTVSLLREVQYNMGFLFAYSMRQKTRAYHRLKDDVPEEVKLRRLEELITVFREEATKANQISVGCTQLVLVEGLSKRSATDLCGRNDGNLKVIFPDAEMEDVNNPGLRVRAQPGDYVLVKITSASSQTLRGHVLCRTTLKDSSENC; from the exons ATGCACCCTTTACAGTGTGTCCTCCAAGTGCAGAGGTCTCTGGGGTGGGGGCCATTGGCCTCTGTGTCTTGGCTGTCGCTGAGGATGTGCAGGGCACACAGCAGTCTCTCTAGTACCACGTGTCCCAGtccagagaggcaggaggatggagcTCCGAAGGATTTCAGCTCCAGGCTGGCCGCTGGACCgacttttcaacattttttaaaaagtgcctcagctcctcaggagaagCTGTCTTCAGAAGTGGAAGACCCACCTCCCTATCTCACGATGGATGAACTTCTTGGAAGGCAGAGAAAAG TCTACCTTGAGACCTATGGCTGCCAGATGAATGTGAATGACACAGAGATAGCCTGGTCCATCTTACAGAAGAGTGGCTACCTGCGGACCAGTAACCTCCAAGAG GCAGATGTGATTCTCCTTGTCACGTGCTCTATCAG GGAGAAGGCTGAGCAGACCATCTGGAACCGTTTACATCAGCTTAAAGCCTTGAAGACAAGGCGGCCCCGCTCCCGGGTTCCTCTGAGGATTGGGATTCTAG gTTGCATGGCTGAGAGGTTGAAGGAGGAGATCCTCAACAGGGAGAAAATGGTGGATGTTTTGGCTGGTCCTGATGCCTACCGGGACCTTCCCCGGCTGCTGGCTATTGCTGAGTCAGGCCAGCAAGCTGCCAACGTGCTGCTCTCTCTGGACGAGACCTATGCTGATGTCATGCCAGTCCAGACAAGCCCCAGTGCCACGTCTGCCTTTGT GTCGATCATGCGAGGCTGTGACAACATGTGTAGCTACTGCATTGTTCCTTTCACCCGGGGAAGGGAGAGGAGTCGGCCTGTTGCCTCTATTCTAGAGGAAgtgaagaagctttctgagcag GTTCTGCAGCTGATTCATGAGAGAGATAACATCTGTAAACAGATCCACCTACCAGCCCAGAGTGGAAGCAGCCGTGTGTTGGAGGCCATGCGGAGGGG GTATTCAAGAGAAGCTTATGTGGAGTTAGTTCACCATATCAGAGAATCTATTCCAG gtgtgagcctcaGCAGCGACTTCATTGCTGGCTTTTGTGGTGAGACGGAGGAAGATCACGTCCAGACAGTGTCTTTGCTCCGGGAAGTTCAGTACAACATGGGCTTCCTCTTTGCCTACAGCATGAGACAG aagacaCGGGCATATCATAGGCTGAAGGATGATGTCccagaagaagtaaaattaaggCGTTTGGAGGAACTTATCACTGTCTTCCGTGAAGAAGCAACAAAAGCCAATCAGATCTCTGTGGGCTGTACCCAGCTGGTGCTAGTGGAAGGG CTCAGTAAACGCTCTGCCACTGACCTGTGCGGCAGGAATGATGGAAACCTTAAGGTGATCTTCCCTGATGCAGAGATGGAGGATGTCAATAACCCTGGGCTCAGGGTCAGAGCCCAGCCTGGGGACTATGTGCTGGTGAAG ATCACCTCGGCCAGCTCTCAGACACTCAGGGGACATGTTCTCTGCAGGACCACCCTGAAGGACTCCTCTGAAAATTGCTGA